The following are from one region of the Knoellia sp. p5-6-4 genome:
- a CDS encoding bifunctional ADP-dependent NAD(P)H-hydrate dehydratase/NAD(P)H-hydrate epimerase — translation MIEAWGADEVRAAEAALMETLPEGELMARASAGLAEVAAARLEERGGSRVVALVGPGNNGGDALYAAAHLADHGFAVAAVRADWPVHEGGLAASRDAGVLVVGPEEDAGDDWQALLAEADLVLDGILGIGGRPGLPEEAQPWVDAVPDDAYVLAVDLPSGQDPAGQQAVPDAVYADETVTFGVVKPVHLLPATEPAVGRLTVVDIGLEVDAAPAVQRVTRDDVPGLWPVPTAADDKYSRGVLGVVAGGEQYTGAAVLCCTAAVASGVGMVRYVGPPTPTGLVRAAVPEAVVGEGQVQAWVIGPGLDSAATGDGAERQLEVAGRALASDLPVLLDAGGIDLLWGRRLAPTVLTPHAGELARLLTRLGDREVTREEVQAAPLDHARQAADTTGATVLLKGSTTLVVPPADTGRPVRSQNDAPAWLATAGAGDVLAGLAGTLLAAGLEPWDAASLAALVHGVAADAANPGGPVRAVAVAHGIPGTVAALLAR, via the coding sequence GTGATCGAGGCCTGGGGTGCCGACGAGGTGAGGGCCGCCGAGGCGGCCCTGATGGAGACGCTGCCGGAGGGCGAGCTCATGGCCCGTGCCTCCGCCGGGCTGGCCGAGGTCGCCGCCGCCCGCCTCGAGGAGCGCGGCGGCAGCCGCGTGGTGGCCCTCGTAGGTCCCGGCAACAACGGGGGCGACGCCCTGTATGCCGCGGCGCACCTCGCCGACCACGGGTTCGCCGTAGCGGCCGTGCGGGCCGACTGGCCCGTGCACGAAGGCGGCCTGGCGGCCTCCCGCGACGCCGGTGTGCTCGTCGTCGGGCCGGAGGAGGACGCAGGCGACGACTGGCAGGCGTTGCTGGCCGAGGCCGACCTGGTGCTCGACGGGATCCTCGGCATCGGGGGCCGCCCGGGGCTCCCCGAGGAGGCCCAGCCCTGGGTCGACGCGGTGCCCGACGACGCCTACGTGCTGGCCGTCGACCTGCCCTCGGGGCAGGACCCGGCCGGGCAGCAGGCCGTGCCGGACGCGGTCTACGCCGACGAGACCGTCACCTTCGGGGTGGTCAAGCCCGTGCACCTGCTGCCCGCCACGGAGCCGGCGGTGGGGCGGCTCACCGTGGTGGACATCGGCCTCGAGGTCGACGCCGCGCCGGCCGTGCAGCGCGTCACCAGGGACGACGTGCCGGGCCTGTGGCCGGTGCCGACCGCCGCCGACGACAAGTACTCCCGCGGCGTGCTCGGGGTCGTCGCCGGGGGAGAGCAGTACACCGGCGCAGCCGTCCTGTGCTGTACGGCAGCCGTCGCCAGCGGGGTGGGCATGGTCCGCTACGTCGGGCCGCCCACGCCGACGGGGCTGGTTCGTGCGGCCGTTCCCGAGGCCGTGGTGGGCGAGGGGCAGGTGCAGGCCTGGGTGATCGGACCCGGCCTGGACTCCGCGGCCACCGGGGACGGAGCCGAACGCCAGCTGGAGGTGGCCGGACGCGCCCTCGCCTCCGACCTCCCGGTGCTGCTCGACGCGGGAGGGATCGACCTGCTCTGGGGCCGGCGGCTGGCGCCGACCGTGCTGACGCCCCACGCGGGCGAGCTGGCCCGGCTGCTGACGCGGCTGGGCGACCGCGAGGTGACCCGCGAGGAGGTGCAGGCGGCTCCGCTCGACCACGCGCGCCAGGCGGCGGACACCACCGGGGCCACCGTGCTGCTCAAGGGCTCCACGACCCTGGTCGTGCCCCCGGCGGACACCGGGCGGCCGGTGCGCTCGCAGAACGACGCCCCCGCCTGGCTGGCCACCGCCGGCGCCGGGGACGTGCTCGCCGGACTGGCCGGCACGCTGCTCGCGGCCGGTCTGGAGCCGTGGGACGCGGCGAGCCTCGCCGCCCTCGTGCACGGGGTCGCGGCGGACGCCGCCAACCCCGGCGGGCCGGTGCGCGCGGTGGCCGTGGCCCACGGCATACCGGGCACGGTCGCGGCACTGCTCGCGCGCTGA
- a CDS encoding holo-ACP synthase, translating into MIIGVGIDVVDVERFGQTLERTPTLRERLFTEAERELALNSLAARFAAKEALAKALGAPVGLHWHDCTVHRGDDGRPHLQVSGTVAARAEALGVHALHVSLSHDAGVASAVVVAEG; encoded by the coding sequence GTGATCATCGGGGTGGGGATCGACGTGGTCGACGTCGAGCGCTTCGGGCAGACGCTGGAGCGCACCCCCACCCTGCGGGAGCGCCTGTTCACCGAGGCCGAGCGCGAGCTGGCGCTGAACTCGCTCGCGGCCCGGTTCGCGGCGAAGGAGGCCCTGGCCAAGGCGCTCGGCGCCCCCGTCGGGCTGCACTGGCACGACTGCACCGTCCACCGCGGTGACGACGGCCGGCCGCACCTGCAGGTCTCGGGCACCGTCGCCGCGCGCGCCGAGGCCCTCGGCGTGCACGCCCTGCACGTCTCGCTGTCGCACGACGCCGGGGTCGCCTCGGCCGTCGTCGTGGCCGAGGGCTGA
- the glmS gene encoding glutamine--fructose-6-phosphate transaminase (isomerizing), whose translation MCGIVGYVGPSVDGKALDVVMEGLARLEYRGYDSAGVALVTTDGVASEKRAGKLANLREALEADQLPPATTGIGHTRWATHGGPTDANAHPHRGGDDDRLALIHNGIIENFHALKKDLVAKGVAFRSETDTEVVAHLVAGAYRECGDLTEAMRAVVNRLEGAFTLLAVHEDAPGVVVGARRNSPLVVGLGEGENFLGSDVAAFIGHTRNALELGQDQIVTITPESATVINFDGTPAEGKHYEVTWDAAAAEKGGYATFMEKEINEQPHAVGDTLLGRTDEDGRLVLDQMEISEDDLRTIDKIVIIACGTAAYAGMVAKYAIEHWTRIPVEVELAHEFRYRDPVVNDHTLVVSISQSGETMDTLMAVRHARELGARTLSICNTHGSTIPRESDAVLYTHAGPEIAVASTKAFLAQITASYVLGLYLAQLRGGTYADEAQAVMKELQGIPAKIEDLLGRMGRVKEIARFMADTRSVLFLGRHVGYPVAMEGALKLKELAYIHAEGFAAGELKHGPIALIDAGQPVFIVVPSPDTPHGLHGKVVSNIQEIRARGARTLVIAEDGDEDVVPFADEVIRIPQSSPLLAPLLSVVPLQVFALHLSTAKGLDVDQPRNLAKSVTVE comes from the coding sequence ATGTGTGGAATCGTTGGCTACGTCGGCCCGAGCGTCGACGGCAAGGCCCTGGACGTCGTCATGGAGGGCCTGGCCCGTCTCGAGTACCGCGGGTACGACTCGGCGGGTGTCGCGCTCGTCACCACGGACGGCGTTGCCTCCGAGAAGCGCGCCGGCAAGCTCGCGAACCTCCGGGAGGCCCTCGAGGCCGACCAGCTGCCGCCGGCGACCACCGGTATCGGCCACACGCGCTGGGCGACCCACGGCGGCCCCACCGACGCCAACGCCCACCCGCACCGCGGCGGCGACGACGACCGGCTGGCGCTGATCCACAACGGCATCATCGAGAACTTCCACGCGCTCAAGAAGGACCTCGTCGCCAAGGGGGTGGCCTTCCGCTCGGAGACCGACACCGAGGTCGTGGCCCACCTCGTGGCCGGCGCCTACCGGGAGTGCGGCGACCTGACCGAGGCGATGCGGGCCGTGGTCAACCGCCTCGAGGGCGCCTTCACCCTGCTCGCCGTGCACGAGGACGCCCCCGGCGTCGTCGTCGGCGCCCGCCGCAACAGCCCGCTGGTCGTGGGCCTCGGCGAGGGCGAGAACTTCCTCGGCTCCGACGTCGCCGCCTTCATCGGGCACACGCGCAACGCGCTCGAGCTCGGCCAGGACCAGATCGTCACGATCACCCCGGAGAGCGCCACCGTCATCAACTTCGACGGCACCCCCGCCGAGGGCAAGCACTACGAGGTCACCTGGGACGCGGCCGCCGCCGAGAAGGGCGGCTACGCCACCTTCATGGAGAAGGAGATCAACGAGCAGCCCCACGCCGTGGGCGACACCCTGCTCGGCCGCACCGACGAGGACGGCCGCCTGGTCCTCGACCAGATGGAGATCTCCGAGGACGACCTGCGCACGATCGACAAGATCGTCATCATCGCGTGCGGCACGGCGGCCTACGCGGGCATGGTGGCCAAGTACGCCATCGAGCACTGGACCCGGATCCCCGTCGAGGTCGAGCTCGCCCACGAGTTCCGCTACCGCGACCCGGTCGTCAACGACCACACCCTCGTCGTGTCCATCTCGCAGTCGGGCGAGACGATGGACACCCTGATGGCCGTGCGCCACGCCCGCGAGCTCGGCGCGCGCACCCTGTCGATCTGCAACACGCACGGCTCGACCATCCCGCGCGAGTCCGACGCGGTGCTCTACACCCACGCCGGCCCGGAGATCGCGGTCGCCTCGACCAAGGCCTTCCTGGCCCAGATCACCGCCAGCTACGTGCTCGGCCTCTACCTCGCCCAGCTGCGCGGCGGCACCTACGCCGACGAGGCGCAGGCCGTCATGAAGGAGCTCCAGGGCATCCCGGCCAAGATCGAGGACCTGCTCGGCCGGATGGGCCGGGTCAAGGAGATCGCCCGGTTCATGGCCGACACCCGCTCGGTGCTCTTCCTCGGCCGACACGTCGGCTACCCCGTCGCCATGGAGGGCGCGCTCAAGCTCAAGGAGCTCGCCTACATCCACGCCGAAGGCTTCGCCGCCGGCGAGCTCAAGCACGGTCCCATCGCCCTGATCGACGCCGGACAGCCGGTCTTCATCGTGGTGCCGAGCCCCGACACCCCGCACGGGCTGCACGGCAAGGTGGTCTCCAACATCCAGGAGATCCGCGCCCGGGGCGCCCGCACCCTGGTCATCGCCGAGGACGGCGACGAGGACGTGGTGCCGTTCGCCGACGAGGTCATCCGCATCCCGCAGTCCTCGCCGCTGCTCGCGCCGCTGCTGAGCGTGGTGCCGCTGCAGGTCTTCGCGCTGCACCTGTCGACGGCCAAGGGCCTCGACGTCGACCAGCCGCGCAACCTCGCCAAGAGCGTCACGGTCGAGTAG
- the coaA gene encoding type I pantothenate kinase — translation MTHPAGTATIPSPYVELDRAAWARLRQNHPLSLSADDVARLQGLGDRLDLSEVEEVYLPLSRLLNFYVGATAGLHRITSDFLGESPAKTPFIIGVAGSVAVGKSTTARILRELLRRWSGTPRVELITTDGFLYPNSELERRGILQRKGFPESYNRRALLRFVAEVKAGRAEVSAPVYSHLTYDIVPGERTVIRQPDVLIVEGLNVLQAPRVQPDGRTGLAVSDFFDFSVYVDARTSHIRQWYVERFLRLRETAFADPHSYFHRYAALSDDEARATATGIWERINEPNLRENVLPTRGRASLVLGKGQDHSVRRVRLRKL, via the coding sequence GTGACGCACCCTGCCGGCACCGCGACCATCCCTTCGCCCTACGTCGAGCTCGACCGGGCGGCGTGGGCCAGGCTGCGCCAGAACCACCCCCTGAGCCTGTCGGCCGACGACGTGGCCCGCCTCCAGGGTCTCGGCGACCGGCTCGACCTCAGCGAGGTCGAGGAGGTCTACCTACCGCTGTCGCGGCTGCTCAACTTCTACGTCGGCGCCACCGCCGGTCTGCACCGCATCACCAGCGACTTCCTGGGTGAGAGCCCGGCCAAGACCCCGTTCATCATCGGCGTGGCGGGCTCCGTCGCGGTCGGCAAGTCCACGACCGCCCGCATCCTGCGCGAGCTGCTCCGCCGCTGGTCGGGCACGCCGCGCGTGGAGCTGATCACCACCGACGGGTTCCTCTACCCCAACAGCGAGCTCGAGCGCCGCGGCATCCTGCAGCGCAAGGGGTTCCCCGAGTCCTACAACCGCCGGGCTCTGCTGCGCTTCGTGGCGGAGGTCAAGGCGGGCCGGGCCGAGGTCTCCGCCCCCGTGTACTCGCACCTCACCTACGACATCGTGCCGGGCGAGCGCACCGTGATCCGCCAGCCCGACGTGCTCATCGTCGAGGGCCTGAACGTGCTGCAGGCCCCCCGCGTCCAGCCCGACGGCCGCACCGGACTCGCGGTCAGCGACTTCTTCGACTTCTCCGTCTACGTCGACGCGCGCACCTCGCACATCCGGCAGTGGTACGTCGAGCGGTTCCTGCGGCTGCGCGAGACCGCCTTCGCGGACCCGCACTCCTACTTCCACCGGTATGCCGCGTTGTCCGACGACGAGGCGCGGGCCACCGCGACGGGCATCTGGGAGCGGATCAACGAGCCGAACCTGCGCGAGAACGTCCTCCCCACCCGTGGGCGGGCCTCGCTGGTGCTGGGCAAGGGCCAGGACCACAGCGTGCGCCGCGTGCGGCTGCGCAAGCTCTAG
- a CDS encoding class II fumarate hydratase: MSQPEQTSTTAPATRTEHDSMGEVQVPADALWGAQTARAVDNFPISFQPVPSGVVHALALLKGAAAEVNAELGVLDRERADAIGAAAREVAEGRHDEQFPVDVFQTGSGTSTNMNANEVIGRLAHLATGLAVHPNDHVNYGQSSNDTFPSALRIAATLAVRQQLAPALVRLAESLAAKERELADVVKSGRTHLMDAVPVTLGQEFGGYRRQVELGLQRVMVAAQATAELPLGGTAAGTGINAAPGFAARVIALVSERTGVEFREAENHFEAQSAQDAVVELSGALKVVAVSLTKICNDLRWMSSGPRAGLGEIHLPDLQPGSSIMPGKVNPVVCEATLMACAQVIGNDVTITTAGAAGNFELNVMLPVMAKNVLESTRLLSATSRLLADRCIDGIEADVERCRELAEGSPSIVTPLNRYIGYEAAAAVAKQSVKERRSIRDVVIERGHLASGELSEQQLDEALDVLGMTRPEG; this comes from the coding sequence ATGAGCCAGCCGGAGCAGACGAGTACGACCGCCCCTGCCACGCGCACCGAGCACGACTCCATGGGCGAGGTGCAGGTGCCCGCCGACGCGCTCTGGGGGGCCCAGACGGCGCGGGCGGTCGACAACTTCCCGATCTCCTTCCAGCCGGTGCCCTCGGGCGTCGTGCACGCGCTGGCCCTGCTCAAGGGTGCGGCGGCCGAGGTGAACGCCGAGTTGGGGGTGCTCGACCGCGAGCGCGCCGACGCCATCGGGGCCGCCGCACGCGAGGTGGCTGAGGGCCGGCACGACGAGCAGTTCCCGGTCGACGTGTTCCAGACCGGCTCGGGCACCTCCACCAACATGAACGCGAACGAGGTCATCGGCCGGCTCGCCCACCTCGCGACGGGGCTGGCGGTGCACCCCAACGACCACGTCAACTACGGCCAGTCGAGCAACGACACCTTCCCCAGCGCCCTGCGCATCGCCGCCACCCTGGCGGTGCGCCAGCAGCTCGCTCCTGCCCTCGTCCGCCTGGCCGAGTCTCTGGCGGCCAAGGAGCGCGAGCTCGCCGACGTGGTGAAGTCGGGCCGCACCCACCTCATGGACGCCGTGCCGGTCACCCTCGGCCAGGAGTTCGGCGGCTACCGCCGGCAGGTCGAGCTCGGCCTGCAGCGGGTCATGGTCGCGGCGCAGGCCACCGCGGAGCTGCCGCTGGGCGGCACCGCGGCAGGCACCGGCATCAACGCGGCCCCCGGCTTCGCCGCGCGGGTCATCGCCCTGGTCAGCGAGCGCACCGGGGTGGAGTTCCGCGAGGCGGAGAACCACTTCGAGGCTCAGTCCGCCCAGGACGCCGTGGTGGAGCTGAGCGGGGCGCTGAAGGTGGTGGCCGTCAGCCTCACCAAGATCTGCAACGACCTGCGCTGGATGTCCTCGGGCCCGCGGGCCGGGCTGGGCGAGATCCACCTGCCCGACCTCCAGCCGGGGTCGAGCATCATGCCCGGCAAGGTCAACCCGGTCGTGTGCGAGGCGACCCTCATGGCGTGCGCCCAGGTCATCGGCAACGACGTGACCATCACGACGGCGGGCGCGGCCGGCAACTTCGAGCTCAACGTCATGCTGCCGGTGATGGCCAAGAACGTGCTCGAGTCGACGCGGCTGCTCAGCGCGACGAGCCGCCTGCTCGCGGACCGTTGCATCGACGGGATCGAGGCGGACGTGGAACGCTGCCGCGAGCTGGCGGAGGGCTCACCCTCGATCGTCACCCCGCTGAACCGCTACATCGGCTACGAGGCCGCCGCTGCGGTGGCCAAGCAGTCGGTCAAGGAGCGCCGCTCGATCCGCGACGTCGTCATCGAGCGGGGGCACCTCGCCTCGGGGGAGCTCAGCGAGCAGCAGCTCGACGAGGCCCTCGACGTGCTGGGGATGACCCGGCCGGAGGGCTGA
- a CDS encoding PhoH family protein: protein MASTSSGKTTSVRTTTSTAARPRRGAPPAYRTFVLDTSVLLSDPRAMLRFAEHEVVLPVVVVTELEAKRHHPELGYFARTALRMLDDLRIKEGRLDAPVAVGEDGGTLRVELNHTDPSSLPAGFRLGDNDTRILSVAKNLANEGHDVTVVSKDLPMRVKASAVGLAAEEYRAELAVDSGWTGMTELDVTTEEMDALYEHGRVEHAGAAELPCHTGLVLLSPRGSGLGRVGADKQVRLVRGDRDAFGLHGRSAEQRIALDLLLDPDVGIVSLGGRAGTGKSALALCAGLEAVMERRQQRRVVVFRPLYAVGGQELGYLPGSEAEKMGPWAQAVFDTLGALVSREVVEEVMDRGMLEVLPLTHIRGRSLHDAFVIVDEAQSLERNVLLTVLSRIGQNSKVVLTHDVAQRDNLRVGRHDGVAAVIEALKGHPLFAHVTLTRSERSPIAALVTDLLEGLEV, encoded by the coding sequence ATGGCCTCGACATCGAGTGGCAAGACCACCAGCGTGCGCACCACCACGAGCACCGCAGCCCGACCCCGCAGAGGGGCGCCCCCGGCATACCGGACCTTCGTCCTCGACACCTCGGTGCTGCTGTCCGACCCGAGGGCCATGCTGCGGTTCGCCGAGCACGAGGTCGTCCTGCCGGTCGTGGTCGTGACCGAGCTGGAGGCCAAGCGGCACCACCCCGAGCTCGGCTACTTCGCCCGCACCGCCCTGCGGATGCTGGACGACCTGCGCATCAAGGAGGGCCGGCTCGACGCACCGGTCGCCGTCGGGGAGGACGGCGGCACGCTGCGGGTCGAGCTGAACCACACCGACCCGAGCTCGCTGCCGGCCGGCTTCCGGCTCGGCGACAACGACACCCGGATCCTCTCGGTGGCCAAGAACCTCGCCAACGAGGGTCACGACGTCACCGTGGTGAGCAAGGACCTGCCCATGCGGGTCAAGGCCTCCGCGGTCGGCCTGGCGGCCGAGGAGTACCGCGCCGAGCTCGCCGTCGACAGCGGCTGGACCGGCATGACCGAGCTCGACGTCACCACCGAGGAGATGGACGCCCTCTACGAGCACGGCCGCGTCGAGCACGCCGGAGCCGCAGAGCTGCCCTGCCACACCGGACTGGTCCTGCTCTCGCCGCGGGGAAGCGGTCTGGGGCGGGTCGGGGCCGACAAGCAGGTCCGGCTGGTGCGCGGCGACCGTGACGCCTTCGGGCTGCACGGCCGCAGCGCCGAGCAGCGCATCGCCCTCGACCTGCTGCTCGACCCCGACGTGGGCATCGTCAGCCTCGGTGGCCGGGCCGGCACCGGCAAGAGCGCGCTGGCCCTGTGCGCCGGCCTCGAGGCCGTCATGGAGCGCCGCCAGCAGCGCCGGGTCGTCGTCTTCCGTCCCCTGTATGCCGTGGGCGGCCAGGAGCTCGGGTACCTGCCGGGCAGCGAGGCCGAGAAGATGGGCCCCTGGGCCCAGGCGGTGTTCGACACGCTGGGGGCGCTCGTGTCGCGCGAGGTCGTCGAGGAGGTCATGGACCGCGGCATGCTCGAGGTGCTGCCCCTGACGCACATCCGCGGACGGTCGCTGCACGACGCCTTCGTCATCGTCGACGAGGCGCAGTCCCTCGAGCGCAACGTGCTGCTCACGGTGCTCTCGCGCATCGGCCAGAACTCGAAGGTCGTGCTCACCCACGACGTCGCCCAGCGCGACAACCTCAGGGTCGGCCGGCACGACGGAGTCGCGGCGGTCATCGAGGCGCTCAAGGGCCACCCGCTGTTCGCGCACGTCACCCTCACCCGCAGCGAGCGCAGCCCGATCGCGGCCCTGGTGACCGACCTCCTCGAGGGCCTCGAGGTCTAG
- a CDS encoding isoprenyl transferase, producing the protein MGLRDLLYAAYERRLRRSLAHAPLPRHVGVMLDGNRRWARERGAATKEGHQAGADNIANFLGWCEEAGVEVVTLWLLSTDNLSRPPAELTPLLTIIENAVADLAETRRWRINPVGAPDLLPAETARRLKESADATEDVQGMVVNVAVGYGGRQEITDAVRSMLMSHAANGTSIEELAESLEVEHIAEHLYTKGQPDPDLVIRTSGEQRLSGFLLWQSAHSEFYFCEAYWPDFRHVDFLRALRAYSERHRRFGS; encoded by the coding sequence GTGGGTCTGCGTGACCTGCTGTATGCCGCGTACGAGCGCCGGCTGCGCCGCAGCCTCGCCCACGCGCCGCTGCCCCGCCACGTGGGCGTCATGCTGGACGGGAACCGGCGCTGGGCCCGCGAGCGAGGGGCGGCGACCAAGGAGGGCCACCAGGCCGGCGCCGACAACATCGCGAACTTCCTGGGCTGGTGCGAGGAGGCCGGCGTCGAGGTCGTCACCCTGTGGCTGCTCTCGACCGACAACCTCAGCCGCCCGCCCGCCGAGCTCACCCCGCTGCTGACCATCATCGAGAACGCGGTGGCCGACCTCGCCGAGACCCGCCGCTGGCGGATCAACCCGGTCGGCGCGCCCGACCTGCTCCCTGCCGAGACGGCCCGGCGCCTCAAGGAGAGCGCGGACGCCACCGAGGACGTCCAGGGCATGGTCGTCAACGTGGCCGTCGGCTACGGCGGCCGGCAGGAGATCACCGACGCGGTGCGCTCGATGCTCATGTCGCACGCGGCCAACGGCACGAGCATCGAGGAGCTCGCCGAGAGCCTCGAGGTCGAGCACATCGCCGAGCACCTCTACACCAAGGGCCAGCCCGACCCCGACCTGGTCATCCGCACCTCCGGCGAGCAGCGGCTCTCGGGCTTCCTGCTCTGGCAGAGCGCGCACAGCGAGTTCTACTTCTGCGAGGCCTACTGGCCCGACTTCCGGCACGTCGACTTCCTGCGGGCGCTGCGGGCCTACTCCGAGCGCCACCGCCGCTTCGGCAGCTGA
- a CDS encoding hemolysin III family protein, with product MATTSDRHERGPLETVVDAVKPKLRGWLHAAMVPLTVAAGIVLIALAPNTPARIAAAVFSVTAWLLFGTSAVYHRGNWSPRVAGVLKRLDHSNIFLIIAGSYTPFALLLPGDQARTMLTIVWTGAIAGVLFRVLWVHAPRWLYTPIYVALGWVAVFYLGPLLQHGGPTIVALIATGGLLYTVGALVYGIKRPNPSPRWFGFHEIFHSLTVAAFIAHYVAASMSVYSAGA from the coding sequence ATGGCCACGACATCCGACCGCCACGAGCGCGGCCCCCTCGAGACCGTCGTCGACGCCGTCAAGCCCAAGCTGCGCGGCTGGCTCCACGCCGCGATGGTCCCCCTGACCGTGGCCGCCGGCATCGTGCTCATCGCCCTTGCCCCGAACACGCCGGCCCGCATCGCCGCCGCGGTGTTCTCGGTGACGGCCTGGCTCCTCTTCGGCACCTCCGCGGTCTACCACCGAGGCAACTGGTCCCCCAGGGTGGCCGGGGTCCTCAAGCGGCTGGACCACTCCAACATCTTCCTCATCATCGCCGGCAGCTACACCCCCTTCGCGCTGCTGCTGCCGGGCGACCAGGCCCGCACCATGCTCACGATCGTGTGGACGGGCGCCATCGCGGGCGTGCTGTTCCGCGTGCTGTGGGTGCACGCGCCACGCTGGCTCTACACGCCGATCTACGTCGCCCTCGGGTGGGTGGCCGTGTTCTACCTCGGCCCGCTCCTGCAGCACGGCGGACCCACCATCGTGGCCCTGATCGCCACCGGCGGCCTGCTCTACACCGTCGGGGCGCTGGTCTACGGCATCAAGCGGCCGAACCCGTCACCGCGCTGGTTCGGGTTCCACGAGATCTTCCACAGCCTCACCGTGGCCGCCTTCATCGCCCACTACGTCGCGGCGTCGATGAGCGTCTACAGCGCCGGGGCCTGA
- a CDS encoding VOC family protein: protein MSGRVVHFELPFDDGARARSFYADLFGWQLQDVPGMDYSLVMTGPVDERGSTEPGYINGGMTQRGGPVERPVVTIDVDDIDATLAAVAERGGSTLVERQPVGDMGWTAYFSDPEGNVMGLWQTAARQGEAPQGGRSGADYEV from the coding sequence ATGAGCGGTCGCGTCGTCCACTTCGAGCTCCCCTTCGACGACGGGGCCCGGGCCCGGTCGTTCTACGCCGACCTGTTCGGCTGGCAGCTGCAGGATGTGCCGGGGATGGACTACTCGCTGGTGATGACCGGGCCGGTGGACGAGCGCGGGTCGACCGAGCCGGGGTACATCAACGGCGGTATGACCCAGCGCGGCGGACCGGTGGAGCGGCCCGTGGTGACCATCGACGTCGACGACATCGACGCCACGCTGGCGGCGGTGGCCGAGCGCGGCGGCTCGACCCTGGTGGAGCGCCAGCCGGTCGGCGACATGGGTTGGACGGCCTACTTCAGCGACCCCGAGGGCAACGTCATGGGTCTGTGGCAGACCGCAGCCCGGCAGGGCGAGGCGCCGCAGGGTGGCCGGTCGGGGGCCGACTACGAGGTGTAG
- the mca gene encoding mycothiol conjugate amidase Mca: MADRLRLMAVHAHPDDESSKGAATMARYVDEGHEVLVVSCTGGERGDILNPKLANDIHIQRDLPRVRREEMARAQEILGVQHTWLGFVDSGLPEGDPLPPLPAGCFALEPLEVTTEALVREIRRFRPHVMTTYDENGGYPHPDHIMCHTVSMAAFSAAGDATAYPHAGEAWQPLKIYYNQTFSRERIVAFHEALLALEEESPYEEWLENWQDRKPRTVTTRIECADWFDRRDRALLAHATQIDPDGSFFRVPREVQQRVWPTEEYEAALSYVPVEPIEDDLFAGLRGLDADALAVSGGLEVAYDGRKDPA; the protein is encoded by the coding sequence GTGGCTGACCGGTTGCGCCTGATGGCGGTGCACGCGCACCCCGACGACGAGTCCAGCAAGGGTGCGGCGACGATGGCGAGGTACGTCGACGAGGGCCATGAGGTGCTCGTGGTGTCGTGCACCGGGGGCGAGCGGGGCGACATCCTCAACCCCAAGCTGGCGAACGACATCCACATCCAGCGCGACCTGCCGCGGGTGCGCCGCGAGGAGATGGCGCGAGCCCAGGAGATCCTCGGCGTCCAGCACACCTGGCTCGGGTTCGTCGACAGCGGGCTCCCGGAGGGCGACCCGCTGCCGCCCCTGCCGGCCGGCTGCTTCGCCCTCGAGCCCCTCGAGGTCACCACGGAGGCCCTCGTCCGCGAGATCCGTCGCTTCCGCCCACACGTCATGACGACCTACGACGAGAACGGCGGCTACCCGCACCCCGACCACATCATGTGCCACACCGTCTCAATGGCGGCCTTCTCGGCGGCCGGCGACGCCACGGCATACCCGCACGCGGGCGAGGCCTGGCAGCCGCTGAAGATCTACTACAACCAGACCTTCAGCCGTGAGCGCATCGTCGCCTTCCACGAGGCGCTGCTGGCCCTCGAGGAGGAGAGCCCTTACGAAGAGTGGCTCGAGAACTGGCAGGACCGCAAACCGCGCACGGTGACGACCAGGATCGAGTGCGCCGACTGGTTCGACCGGCGTGACCGGGCGCTGCTCGCCCACGCCACCCAGATCGACCCCGACGGCAGCTTCTTCCGGGTGCCGCGGGAGGTGCAGCAGCGCGTCTGGCCCACCGAGGAGTACGAGGCCGCGCTGTCCTACGTGCCCGTCGAGCCGATCGAGGACGACCTGTTCGCGGGCCTGCGGGGGCTCGACGCCGACGCCTTGGCGGTCTCGGGTGGCCTCGAGGTCGCGTACGACGGACGGAAGGACCCCGCATGA
- a CDS encoding DUF4307 domain-containing protein, with amino-acid sequence MPLPRPAPGTGKWWAIGVLGCALGVALATWLALVNTVGKVTWTDTGYRVVDDRTVVVDFAVHRPDGRAATCLVRALDQGFGVVGAVEVAIPASSERTVERRVTIRTTTRAVTGAVRSCSAR; translated from the coding sequence ATGCCCCTCCCCCGTCCTGCGCCGGGCACCGGCAAGTGGTGGGCCATCGGCGTGCTCGGGTGCGCCCTGGGCGTGGCCCTGGCCACCTGGCTGGCCCTGGTCAACACCGTCGGCAAGGTGACCTGGACCGACACCGGCTACCGCGTCGTGGACGACCGCACGGTCGTGGTGGACTTCGCCGTCCACCGTCCCGACGGGAGGGCCGCGACCTGCCTCGTGCGGGCCCTCGACCAGGGCTTCGGGGTGGTCGGCGCGGTCGAGGTGGCCATCCCGGCCTCCTCCGAGCGCACCGTGGAGCGCCGAGTCACGATCCGCACCACGACCCGGGCGGTGACGGGGGCGGTCCGCAGCTGCAGCGCCCGGTAG